In Silene latifolia isolate original U9 population chromosome 3, ASM4854445v1, whole genome shotgun sequence, a single window of DNA contains:
- the LOC141647081 gene encoding uncharacterized protein LOC141647081, protein MGASTSKALSDIGSVIANAVTAPIKSIFGRSCQNICGGMWDVVCFIEHICILDTFRFLLACCLCYICLVFLYLFYKLGLCQCITKSLCKMCWAACETYWFTLDSVCCYCWHKIRYTRRVYRGRQRRQRQLSRDIELGYISPSPSEREDIYDEFGSTLGPKRKSYRERTRRRRRNHGGSVRLRRGQVSLHLSGRSRRRRRAKSTHFRS, encoded by the exons ATGGGGGCATCTACAAGTAAAGCTTTGAGTGATATCGGTAGCGTGATCGCAAATGCCGTCACCGCTCCGATTAAATCCATTTTTGGTCGATCATGCCA GAACATATGTGGTGGAATGTGGGATGTCGTTTGTTTCATTGAGCACATATGCATACTTGATACATTCAGATTCTTGCTGGCCTGCTGCCTTTGTTATATTT GTCTAGTATTCTTGTACTTGTTCTACAAGTTGGGGCTATGCCAATGCATAACAAAAAGCCTTTGTAAGATGTGTTGGGCTGCTTGTGAAACATATTGGTTTACATTAGACTCTGTGTGTTGTTACTGCTGGCATAAGATTCGCTACACCAGACGTGTTTACCGTGGTCGTCAACGCCGCCAGAGACAGTTGAGTAGGGATATTGAGTTGGGTTACATTAGCCCCTCTCCTTCTGAACGTGAGGATATCTATGATGAATTTGGTTCAACTCTCGGTCCAAAAAGGAAGTCCTATCGAGAGAGGACAAGACGGAGAAGGAGAAATCACGGTGGTAGTGTAAGGCTACGGAGAGGGCAAGTATCACTTCACCTCAGTGGTAGATCAAGAAGGAGGAGAAGGGCTAAATCTACACATTTTCGATCATGA
- the LOC141647080 gene encoding C2 domain-containing protein At1g53590-like, with translation MVITEISMIHHVGIVLVLLWLLNSYNCCHSIFYLIGLVYLYQVHETFSMRLRRRMKFEERKSANQRRVLTDSETVRWLNYAVEKMWPICVEPLVSQRIFLAIIPWFLEKYKPWTVKKAVVQHLYLGRTPPLFTEIRVLRESTDDDHLVLELGLNFLTADDMSAILSAKLRKRLGFGMVAKMHLTGMHVEGKVLIGVKFIRCWPFISRLRICFAEPPYFQMTIKPIFNHGFDVTELPGIAGWLDKLLAVAFEETLVEPNMLVVDLEKFVSPEPGNWFAVDVKEALAYANVEIIEGAEMKPADLNGLADPYVKGHLGQYRFRTQVQRKTLTPKWQEEFRVPICSWDAQNVLAIEVRDKDHFVDDILGNCSVNINDFRDGQRHVMWLPLDNVKLGRLHLAVTVIDSDQKVKEHNGKEVKIEESHPVSLQNQLTEKVPVTREINEKPKVVDTFEAIDVEGQNETGIWVHRPGSEVSQSWEPRKGKTRHLDTEIQSIRSSVEDSSSSSSEDENKEGHRAKLGKAFKKGFHRLFHKRSKRRDHKEFSDDSIPSPLPNVKAAHVKKIGVKLVVDDGSQNALKDAGQGPSKFFEGTYPEEGLLESDSSDEESLSSSLEGIKIASTSIPNTNGDMEPKEHHARDVSADTSVVDTSVVVDEVPTSVASLDETAGENINVSRESEGNGESVIEQPSGGEVHVEER, from the exons ATGGTGATAACAGAGATTTCAATGATTCATCATGTGGGCATTGTTCTGGTTTTACTATGGTTGCTCAATTCTTACAATTGTTGTCATTCAATCTTCTACTTGATTGGTTTAGTTTACTTGTATCAG GTGCATGAAACATTCTCTATGAGATTAAGAAGGAGAATGAAATTTGAAGAAAGAAAATCAGCTAATCAAAGAAGG GTACTAACTGATTCTGAGACAGTGAGGTGGCTTAACTACGCAGTTGAGAAAATGTGGCCCATTTGTGTCGAGCCATTAGTATCCCAGAGAATATTTCTTGCCATCATACCGTGGTTCTTGGAGAAGTACAAGCCATGGACTGTT AAAAAAGCTGTGGTTCAACACTTGTATTTGGGAAGGACACCACCATTGTTCACTGAAATCCGGGTTCTTCGTGAATCTACTGACGATGACCATCTG GTTTTGGAGCTTGGATTGAATTTCTTGACAGCAGATGATATGAGTGCAATTCTGTCTGCTAAACTGAGGAAGAGATTGGGATTCGGAATGGTGGCCAAAATGCACCTGACTGGCATGCATGTTGAAGGGAAG GTACTAATTGGAGTGAAGTTTATACGGTGTTGGCCATTCATCAGCCGATTGCGTATATGCTTTGCTGAACCTCCGTACTTTCAGATGACTATCAAACCCATATTTAATCATGGTTTTGATGTGACAGAACTTCCAGGAATTGCTGGCTGGCTG GATAAACTTCTGGCGGTTGCATTTGAGGAGACGCTTGTTGAG CCCAACATGCTGGTTGTTGACCTAGAGAAGTTTGTATCACCAGAACCAG GAAATTGGTTTGCGGTGGATGTGAAGGAGGCTCTGGCTTACGCAAATGTGGAGATCATTGAAGGAGCTGAAATGAAACCAGCAGACCTTAATG GGTTGGCTGATCCCTATGTGAAAGGGCATCTTGGGCAGTACCGGTTTAGGACTCAAGTGCAAAGAAAAACTTTGACTCCCAAGTGGCAAGAAGAGTTCAGGGTTCCCATATGTTCTTGGGATGCGCAGAATGTTTTAGCAATCGAAGTCCGTGATAAAGATCATTTTGTTGATGATATTCTAGG TAACTGTTCAGTCAACATCAACGATTTTAGGGATGGCCAGAGGCATGTCATGTGGTTGCCACTTGATAATGTCAAATTGGGAAGATTGCATCTTGCCGTAACTGTTATCGATTCTGATCAAAAG GTAAAGGAGCATAATGGCAAAGAAGTGAAAATTGAGGAAAGTCATCCAGTTTCGCTTCAAAATCAGCTGACCGAGAAAGTACCTGTCACAAGGGAAATAAACGAAAAGCCAAAAGTTGTAGACACATTTGAAGCAATAGATGTGGAGGGTCAGAACGAGACCGGGATTTGGGTGCATCGTCCTGGAAGTGAAGTTTCTCAATCATGGGAACCTAGGAAAGGTAAAACCCGACACCTCGATACCGAGATTCAGTCGATAAGATCGTCTGTTGAAGATAGTAGCAGTAGTAGTAGTGAGGATGAAAATAAGGAAGGACACAGAGCAAAATTAGGCAAAGCATTCAAAAAGGGATTTCACAGGCTCTTCCATAAGCGTTCCAAGCGACGTGATCACAAGGAGTTCTCTGATGATTCAATTCCATCTCCTCTTCCTAATGTGAAAGCGGCTCATGTTAAGAAAATTGGGGTTAAACTTGTTGTTGATGACGGGTCTCAGAACGCGTTAAAGGATGCTGGGCAAGGACCTAGTAAGTTTTTTGAGGGGACATACCCGGAGGAGGGTTTGTTGGAGTCGGATTCTTCTGATGAAGAATCTTTATCTTCTTCCCTGGAAGGAATCAAAATTGCTTCAACCTCGATACCAAATACTAACGGTGACATGGAACCTAAGGAACACCATGCTCGGGATGTTTCAGCTGATACATCAGTCGTTGATACATCAGTCGTTGTTGATGAGGTTCCAACAAGTGTAGCTTCCCTTGACGAGACTGCTGGGGAAAATATAAACGTTAGCAGGGAATCAGAAGGAAACGGGGAGTCAGTGATCGAGCAACCCTCAGGAGGGGAAGTCCATGTAGAGGAAAGGTAG